One Williamwhitmania taraxaci genomic window, TGTCACATTAAACTCACCATCGAACATTAGCGCGGCATCAATAGCATTTCCATCAACGGTTAGTCCCGTAATCTTGGGCGATTTGCCCTTCGATATCAAAGTAAACATCTCCTGCTCGGTAAGCAACTTGCCATGCTGCTCAAACATCACCTTAAAGTTGCAACCACTCTTATATTCGCTGCATCCATAGGCAGTTTTGCCCTTAAGCATGGTGCCTTTCTTGCACTTTGGACAGGTAGCGGTAGTAATGTCAACTGGTTTTTCTGCAATCTTTTTTGCCGCAGGCTTTTTCTTATCCGCCGGTTTGGCCTTCTCCACTTTCTTCTCCGCCACCTTTTCGACCTGCTCAATCACGATTTTGTTCTTATGTTCCAACTTAACCTCCGCTACCAGCTGCGCAACCATCTCTTTCATCTCGTCGAGAAAGGTTTTCGGGTCGTATTCCCCTTTTTCTATCTGGCGCAGCTTCTTCTCCCACATCCCGGTGAGCTCGGCCGATTTCAGTAGCTCATTTTGAATGGTGTTAATTAGCTGGATTCCGGTTTGCGTGGGCACCAAGTTTTTCTTCTCGCGGGTTACGTATTTGCGCTTGAACAGGGTCTCAATAATATTGGCACGCGTTGATGGTCGTCCAATGCCATTCTCCTTCATCAACTCGCGCAGCTCCTCGTCTTCCATTTGCTTTCCCGCGGTTTCCATAGCCCTTAGCAGCGTAGCCTCGGTAAGCAGTTTAGGTGGCTGTGTCTGTTTCTCGAGTAGGTCGGGGGTGTGCTCTCCCTTTTCACCCTTCTCGAAGTGAGGCATAAGCTGCTCCTGATCCGATTCGTTCTCGCCATCTCTATCGGTTTCTTTCTTGGGGTATAAAACACGCCAGCCATCTTCCAGAATAACCTTACCGGTAGCCTTAAACTCATATTTGGTAACCATGCCAATTACGGTGGTGTTCGAGACAATACAATCGGGGTAGAAGGCTGCAATAAATCGGCGGGCGATTTGATCGTAAACCCGTTTCTCGGTTAGCATCAACCCCGAAGGCTTTATACCTGTTGGGATAATGGCATGGTGATCGGTAATCTTTGTATCGTCGAACACCTTCTTACTCTTCTTGATGGGTTTTTCGAGCAGTGGTGCGGTAAAGTTGGCGTAGGCCTCCATCTCTTTAAGGATTGGCGCAATCTTTGGATAGACATCGTTGGGCAAAAAGGTGGTATCGACCCTAGGGTAGGTTACCATTTTTTTCTCGTAGAGGCCTTGGATGTACTTCAGCGTTTCGTCGGCGGTAAAGCCAAACTTCTTATTGCACTCAACCTGCAGCGAGGTTAAATCGAACAGTTTTGGCGGTGCCTCGTTTCCCTTTTTTTGCTCAAACGAAACCACCTCGAAGAGATTGTTTTTTATCTCTTCAATGATCAGGAACGCATCTTCCACCGTATCGAATCGACCTTTGGTAGAGTTAAAGATAATGTTGCGATAGTTGGTCTTGATTTCCCAGTATTGTTTCGAGATGAAGTTCTGAATCTCCTCAAATCGACGCACAATCAAGGCCAGCGTAGGTGTTTGTACACGCCCAATGGAGAGCACGCCTTTTCCATCGGCATACTTTAAGGTATAAA contains:
- a CDS encoding type IA DNA topoisomerase; this encodes MKVCIAEKPSVAKEIARILQANIRMDGYFEGNGYQITWTFGHLCTLKNPDDYLPSWKQWQMHSLPMIPPRFGIKLIDNDGVKKQFNTIKTLVAACDEVINCGDAGIEGELIQRWVLTMAEYKKPMKRLWISSMTDEAIKEGFVKLKDGKDFDRLYSAGNARAIGDWLLGMNASRLYTLKYADGKGVLSIGRVQTPTLALIVRRFEEIQNFISKQYWEIKTNYRNIIFNSTKGRFDTVEDAFLIIEEIKNNLFEVVSFEQKKGNEAPPKLFDLTSLQVECNKKFGFTADETLKYIQGLYEKKMVTYPRVDTTFLPNDVYPKIAPILKEMEAYANFTAPLLEKPIKKSKKVFDDTKITDHHAIIPTGIKPSGLMLTEKRVYDQIARRFIAAFYPDCIVSNTTVIGMVTKYEFKATGKVILEDGWRVLYPKKETDRDGENESDQEQLMPHFEKGEKGEHTPDLLEKQTQPPKLLTEATLLRAMETAGKQMEDEELRELMKENGIGRPSTRANIIETLFKRKYVTREKKNLVPTQTGIQLINTIQNELLKSAELTGMWEKKLRQIEKGEYDPKTFLDEMKEMVAQLVAEVKLEHKNKIVIEQVEKVAEKKVEKAKPADKKKPAAKKIAEKPVDITTATCPKCKKGTMLKGKTAYGCSEYKSGCNFKVMFEQHGKLLTEQEMFTLISKGKSPKITGLTVDGNAIDAALMFDGEFNVTVEG